One window of the Trifolium pratense cultivar HEN17-A07 linkage group LG2, ARS_RC_1.1, whole genome shotgun sequence genome contains the following:
- the LOC123903861 gene encoding translation initiation factor IF-2-like: protein MAWLELGKKKIYMNFTRALATTSRRHVVGSSFASIFAEQYVYASARRTPDFINRSYLGAAGFCSGTKECGIRCFHASSQVWAKSDAAYGLKTPKKEKYVRRGSRNQPPVEAPYVPRNVAATKSNPDKTIEIFEGMTLVELAKRTGKSLSSLQDILTNVGEKIESEFDPLGMDIAELAAMEVGVNVKRLHSTEGSEILPRPAVVTVMGHVDHGKTSLLDALRQTSVAAREAGGITQHLGAFVVGMSSGASITFLDTPGHAAFSAMRARGAAVTDIVVLVVAADDGVMPQTLEAVSHAKSANVPIVVAINKCDKPGANPEKVKLQLASEGLLLEEMGGDIQVVEVSAIKKTGLDNLEVALLLQADMMDLKARFDGPAQAYVVEARLDKGRGPLVTTIVKEGTLVCGQHVVVGSQWGKIRAIKDAAGRSTQQATPAMPVEIEGLRGLPMAGDDVIAVHSEERARMLSSGRKKKFEEDRLRGKMVQNIPTSSDDTEEVPLRVELPVIVKGDVQGTVQAVTDALTTLNSPQVSVNIVHVGVGPISQSDVDLAQACGACIVGFNVKSPPISLSQAATRASIKVIVHRVIYHLLEDIANLIIEKAPGTSETHVAGQAEVLNIFEVKGSKSKGPDVKIAGCKVVEGLVNRSATMRLLRSGELVFEGPCSSLKREKQDVDSVKKGTECGLVISNCHDFQIGDVIQCLEQVVRKPKFIKSESGAVRIEC from the exons GTGCTTCCATGCTAGCTCACAAGTCTGGGCAAAAAGTGATGCGGCATACGGTTTGAAGACCCCAAAGAAGGAGAAGTATGTGAGGAGAGGCAGTAGAAACCAGCCTCCTGTTGAAGCTCCATACGTCCCTCGTAACGTTGCAGCAACCAAATCTAATCCTGATAAAACGATAGAAATATTTGAAGGCATGACCCTTGTTGAACTTGCAAAGCGTACTGGAAAATCATTATCTTCTTTGCAAGATATTCTCACAAATGTTGGTGAAAAGATTGAATCAGAGTTTGATCCTCTCGGTATGGATATTGCCGAGCTTGCTGCAATG GAGGTTGGCGTCAATGTTAAGAGGTTACATTCAACTGAAGGTTCAGAAATTTTACCACGTCCTGCAGTTGTAACAGTGATGGGCCATGTTGATCACGGCAAAACTTCTCTTCTTGATGCCTTGCGTCAAACATCAGTGGCAGCCAGGGAGGCTGGTGGCATTACTCAGCATCTTGGTGCCTTTGTGGTGGGCATGTCATCAGGAGCATCAATCACATTTCTTGATACTCCTGGTCATGCTGCATTTAGTGCAATGCGTGCAAGAGGTGCAGCAGTCACAGATATAGTAGTGCTAGTTGTTGCTGCAGATGATGGTGTAATGCCCCAAACACTTGAAGCCGTGTCCCACGCAAAATCAGCTAATGTACCAATTGTAGTTGCAATCaataaatgtgataaaccaGGTGCAAATCCTGAAAAAGTAAAACTACAGCTTGCTTCCGAGGGCTTGCTGCTGGAGGAGATGGGTGGGGATATTCAGGTCGTTGAAGTTTCAGCGATTAAAAAGACTGGACTGGATAACCTAGAGGTAGCTTTACTCCTTCAGGCTGATATGATGGATCTTAAAGCACGATTTGATGGGCCTGCTCAAGCATATGTGGTTGAAGCAAGACTTGACAAAGGACGGGGTCCATTGGTGACTACTATAGTGAAGGAAGGGACTTTAGTTTGTGGACAGCATGTGGTTGTTGGCTCACAGTGGGGAAAAATCAGGGCTATTAAAGATGCAGCAGGGAGGTCAACTCAACAAGCAACTCCGGCAATGCCTGTTGAGATTGAAGGGCTTCGAGGGCTGCCAATGGCCGGTGATGATGTCATTGCTGTTCATTCTGAGGAGCGAGCTAGAATGCTTAGTTCTGGTAGgaaaaagaaatttgaagaGGACAGGCTTAGGGGCAAGATGGTGCAGAATATCCCAACTTCTTCAGATGATACTGAGGAGGTTCCGCTGAGGGTTGAATTGCCAGTAATTGTAAAAGGAGATGTTCAGGGAACTGTTCAAGCTGTTACAGATGCATTGACAACTTTAAATAGTCCTCAG GTTTCTGTGAATATTGTCCATGTTGGCGTGGGGCCTATTTCTCAATCTGATGTGGACTTGGCACAAGCTTGCGGTGCATGTATAGTTGGATTCAATGTCAAGAGTCCACCTATTTCTCTTAGCCAGGCAGCAACTCGTGCTAGTATCAAG GTAATTGTGCATCGAGTGATTTACCACTTATTGGAAGACATAGCCAATTTGATAATAGAGAAGGCCCCAGGTACATCCGAGACTCACGTAGCCGGGCAAGCAGAAGTGCTGAATATATTTGAAGTGAAAGGGAGCAAATCTAAGGGACCAGATGTGAAAATAGCTGGTTGTAAGGTTGTTGAAGGTCTTGTGAACAGGTCAGCAACCATGAGGCTTCTACGGAGCGGTGAACTGGTGTTTGAAGGACCTTGTTCATCTCTTAAGAGGGAGAAGCAGGATGTGGATTCTGTGAAGAAGGGAACTGAATGTGGACTAGTTATCAGTAACTGTCATGATTTTCAGATTGGTGATGTTATTCAGTGCTTAGAACAAGTAGTTAGGAAGCCTAAGTTTATTAAGTCTGAGAGTGGCGCTGTTCGGATAGAGTGCTGA